Below is a genomic region from Gasterosteus aculeatus chromosome 2, fGasAcu3.hap1.1, whole genome shotgun sequence.
atagggagaaaCTTCTCCGAGATCACAAGGACCCGCGATGACGTCACGATGACGTCCTGCGCCATCGACGCTGAATAGCGGTCAAAAATGCTCAAGAAGGACGTTTTGATATTTGCTGAAGACAGGAATCATTTAAGATTTTCCCGTtacgttacgtgatgaacacaTGTAATAAACTGCTAGTTGTACACGGTCAtctacatacatatgatacataagctgatacagtacatggatcctattcattcgtatcaacCAGATCCTTTGGGCTTGTTTCCATCTACATACTctgatcattattctcattgatgatgatcatcatgaagcctcctgccagcagacacatttaaagagatataatctgattgattagagtgacgaggcactAAAATGAGCCGTCacattttaccaacacgcaTAACGTTAACTTGTGGTACTTTGTGgggcttgtagcctcgcagggCGGCGCTGTCCGTCTTTAACAGGATTATATGATTGACAACTTTGCCTCATGTGTCTTTACGGTCTGTACACATGAGacgtcctctgtccagaaaccggCACATCGACAGGAAAAACTCCACAAACAATGAAAACGTATTTGatgagaataaagggaagaaacctttagagacacaggggacggacagaatgaacaacgtaaaattcATCCGACGGgctacaccctggattggtcgccagccaatatgtgatattttatattataacgTTTGTCGATAAATATGTAAGTATCCACGTTTAAAATAACACGTTAAAAAATTAACTTACCTGAAGCCACCCTGAATCAAATAAAATCGTCGGTGTAcaatgcatgatgggatatgCTGGGCTCAGATGTGTCCCCCAAATCGCCGACGGAACGGGACAGCCGAGTCGCATGTGGACACGGGCGATGAGCAGCCACTGGATTGGGACACGGCCTGTGTTCATGTTCACCTGGCATGCGCCGTGTTTGATGAGATCAGATCACAATGGCAGCTGCATGGAGACGTTACTGAATGTGGAGCTTGTGGTCAGATGTCAGTCCAGGTACTGGTGGTCAGTGGGGAGCATCTAGCAGGTCCGGGTTCTGGGTTACTCAACAAGCATGCCATGAAGGACTCATTCCAAACTTTCAGACATGGTTTTCTACTCACGCAGTGCAGGTATTAAATATGCGCTTCCTAAACCGCTGACACGGAGCCGCGTGTAGCATCAGTGTGCATGAAACCTCGTGACGGCACTTCATGGCTGTGATGAACCTCAACATCTTTGTTGCTGACCGATCCACAGAGACCACGTTCCTCGGTGAGGCCCAGAGGAGCTGGAGCTCCACTAAAGCCCTCAAACAGCTGGATGTCATGTTTAGCTCATCTGGAATACAAATACTAGCATTGTGGAGGCACACGTCCACTTGGTCGGGGGGAACAAACGTGTCTCCACGTCTGTGTAATTAAATCGATTCATTCTATGGACTAAATGACAGCTGCATCAGTGTAGAGTCACGGGACTGATTTAGCATCATTACTCAACCTGCAACGTCTTTTCTAGATACCTGAAGTACCTGACCAAGAAGTACCTGAAGAAGAACAACCTCCGTGACTGGCTGCGCGTCGTGGCCAACACCAAGGAGAGCTACGAGCTGCGCTACTTCCAGATCAaccaggatgaggaggaggaggaggacgaagattAATCTGACAGATCAGACTttgtacaataaataaatgttgtttacaGTACGCAGCGTCTGGCTTCCTTCTGGTCAGTGTAGACATGGTGGCTTCAGCTAAAGTCAACATGATCAATCAAGTTAGTCACTAACTGAATTCCCTGCTGGTCTGGGTTTTTATTAGTCCGGGTTGGACCTTTAGTTTCCTTGTACAGGACGACCCCGTGTCCACCTAGCAGAGTGGCACATTGTGACAAAGGCGAGAAGACAAAAATCAATTCACATGAATCTTTATTTAACcatttcaatgaaaaaaaaaaaaaaaaaggtaacccAGAGAAATTTCACCGTTAAAAAGAAAGCAGTACAGGGAGGAAAACGcctctgctgtttttaaaacaaGCACATGCCTTGAAAGCTTTGAGACAGTGCATTTATCCGCCGGGAGGTTCAGACCTGCTTGTGAAACTGAGCGTCGGAATAGTTAGTAAGACGAGATGTAGCAGACCCGGTGGTCTGGAAGGACAGGTGAGCATTCTGGATGCAAACACTGAAGATAAAAGGAATGTAACCGGCGAGTGGAGTGCAGCCACATCCTGATGCTCAAACGCTTCCATATcctcaacacacacatagaaaaagGCACAGATATGGAGCATTGGTCATCGAAAACCCCTCAGTAGGAAAAGACTGAGGGTCCTGTCATAGCACCCGTAAATGTGACAACAATATCATTTTATATActgcaacagaaaaacaacagaacgAGACACGAACGTTTGGCTGCGTTACAAACTGGAGCAGAGGTTCTGGGAGCAAACTGTTGCAGGTTCACTCCAGGTGGGAAAGGAAGGATTCTGGAGCGCTCCAGAGAGCCCGTCTTCACTCCCATGTTCTCTGATTAAACTGTCCAAATTGATGGAGCCTGTTTGCTGGTGGTTGAGATGTGTGGACTGCTGAGCGCCTCCCCTGAACTCAACATCCCACTGGGACTAAACAGGCCAGATGTGTTCCTGATGAGCGTCGCAGGTCTCCGCTCCGGAGGCCCCATCAGATTGTTCGGGGGTTGTACTCGGGCAGCTTTTTCAGCCGCTCCTGTTCCTGCTCCGTCTCCTGTCTGGCAATCACCAGGGAGTGACAGTAGCCCATCaccacctgcagagagaagggTCACTCACTTTGCCCACAAGCACCTTGAAACAAAGCAGAGCGAATATGTCCACGTGTGTGACAGCCGGCCCGTGTTTCCATGCAGAAAACTGTAGGATTAAAGGAAGTAGATGGTTGTCACAGTATACGGGGGCAGAATGTGTCAGTCAGTCATTAACCTGCTCAACGTAGACGCCATCCAAGGTCTTGACCTCCTGAGCAGTGGTGGAGGATTTGGGTTTGTTGTCTCCATATCCCTGAAGGTCAAATAACAAATTAGCACGCGCCCCCTCAGCCCCTCAGCGCGTCCTGGGACCAGGCCTCAGCGCTTACCAGCTCTCCGAATGTGGGCGAGGGGCCCCAGCTGATCGTACTCTCATCTGCAGCTACGATGATGCTGCTCTTCCTGTTGGATAAAAGCAGAGTGATGAACAAAATACGGCACATGACTGCAGAGGAGCTGATGCACCGACGGCCGGCCGGCACTCACCCGCACGCCAGACTGCGGACCTTCCATCCACACAGATCCTGCACAGCTTTGGGGTACATGGTCGAGTCTCTGGAAGTGTTTGTAACCCCCCAGAAGAATAGCCCCCCTGCAACGAAAACAAACTGTTCACACACCTGAAGAGGGTGAAATGCGTGAACAGTGGAGCGAAGCCCCTTGAGATCTTCTCACCCATCTCGCTGATGGCGAAGGAACACTGGTAGCCCGTACAGATCTGACTGGCGCCGCGTCCCGGGAAGTCAAACAGTTTGACCAGTCGAGGAACCATCTCGTCCTTCTGCTCCGAGTGACCCAGACGCCCGTAACCCCCAAAACCCCAGCTGAACACTCGCTTCTGAGAGTCCAGCACCAGCTGAAAGCCACAAACGAGTTTTAGTGCTCCGTGCAGGACAACGGACCCTCACAGTAGGATTGGCTTCAGGTCAAAGCGCTCAGTGGAGCTTCTCACCGTGTGGTTGGACCCACAAGCCACATCACGGACCACCACGTTGGGGACGGGCATGATCTGACCATCCTTGGACTTCTCAATGAAGATGGCGACACGGCGAGCGATGAGCTCACAATCAAACTCGATGCGCTGTGCACGAGCTATGAACTTGCCATCGCTGTTGTGACCTGCAGGGACGAGAGATGAAGAATAAAGCACCATgtcaaataacacacacacgggatGTGAGTGCACGTACCCAGCTGTCCGTACTCCGGGCAGCCGAAGGAGTACAGGTTCCCTTTGCAGTCCACCACCATGCTGAACTCAGCCCCACAGGCCACCTTCACCAGGGGTTGGCCGTTGTAGGAAATCTAGAGGgacgagaggaagaggacgatgaAGAAGGTCTATGAAGCATCAGAGAGCTCAGTGAATTACTACAGCCAACGGTTCTGTTCACTCAATGATCTCTTTAAATTCACAATAACTTGCTTTCTCTGATCCGTACTAAGGCTGTACTGGTTTGTGTGGATACCATCTGGACTGACGGGTAAGAAGCAGTGGCCAATGTCagtaaaatagatttttttaaataattaaatcatacattttgaaattaattaacCTCGATTAATGAAGATtgttacaaaatgtaattttttatgtttattttcctCCCAAAGACTAAATCCTACAAGTAATGAGTCGTCACTACACAacgcgtgtattttagacactgttgtacatttagcaggacgttttaAACCACAGCATCTGATGTTACcctctgcagaggaccaccactgtgtcccaagacggaagtagcatagcagctagcttagcatagtgtCTTTATTTCCCACtaaccccccttctgtttgacacgtggatgAATTCCTCCGCACAGATCTCCGCTGCtgtgttgcattaatctcggccagattaatcgcatagattaatgcgttcatgttGACAGCACTAAAAAAACATCCAGACTTTGCGGGTTGGAGGGCAAACACCGGGTGTTCGTGAACGAGGGATGAGAAGCGTTACCTGAACTCAAGCGTTTATGAGTAGGGTGAGAAAAGTAACAAGATGAATGTTTGGggtatttacattttgtttgatCGTAAGCAAACATTTATAATACTAAATTATATTTTGGGGAACTTTATTCTTTTGTTGAACAACATGTATTTCCTATGatggacccccctcccccaaaaaatcccctccaaaacaaaaatgaatgtaGCCTCTTGAGCCTCTGATTTCAGTGTTTACACTACGTGGGCTGAGGGAAGATGTATTTGGTTTACAATAACTAGCTGCAGCCTttgcaaagaaacacagcatGTGCTGTATGAACGTGGTTCAGCTTACCAAGCAATCAACACGCGAGGTGATGAAAGACTCAGAAACGTTCCCAAGGAGCTGCATCCAGGTCTTCTTCTCAACTAAGTTACCCGTTATATGATTtagcagaaaacaaaaagaatccaAACTTCCTGAGCTGAACTTCCAATGGAGAGGTTCTGGTAATGTTCCTCCCCTTTGCATTCCTATTTATAGGACACCGGTTCAGTATCAGATATAAATATTGCAAGAATATcctgaaaatacaaaacatcACATTACCATCTGTCACACTCtgatctgttgatgaagagcgtgttataaataaaatgtattattaataattttACAAAGCCGTAATAATAATGGCACCAATACTCAGGTACGACAAAGAGTAGCTgcagaataataaaaaacagctgTAGCTACTGGGAAAGAGTGGCAGCTCCACAGCTAATGATCACTGGAGGCTCActcattctcagtttgactATTGTGTGGAGGAAGTGGAATAGTGAGCTCTATGACAGCATCAGCCTTGAAATATCTAATGTTTTACCTACATTCTGCTCGTCCCGGGTCTTTGTCGTTACTCATGACCTGCACTTTCCCGTAAGTAGTTAAATCTACACAGTGGATGGTTCCTGAGCTGCTGTCTTTATGCCCACCAAACCATTTAGTTAAGGTGCGTTCACACAACCACGAATGAGAGCGTTTCTTTAAAACTACATgaattatttcaaatgtatcttaaatgaaccacatgaacatATAGTAGAACACATTTCCATGAcctttccaggcctggaaatgaccGTAGGACCCCTGTGTGTAGTGCTTATGAGTCCCATCAATTCCAGACTATTAGCCACTACTTTCCCTCACACCCTCACCCTGCGGCTTATACAACGGTGCGGCTAATGTAGCATTTGTTACGGGCTAACGGGCGAGGGCGAGACAGACCGGTGCAAGCGATAATGCGCCGAGGAAGTCGTTTGATTGGGTTTCAAACAGCAGAAAGAACGGAAACCGAGCGGCTGCACGTAAACTTGGCGTTAACGAATCGATGGTGAGACGTGAAGAACGTACTCGATGTAAAAAGACGACAAAAGCTtccagaggaaataaaagcagtCTGAATTTAGGTGGTGCAGCTTATATATATAGTCCGGAAATGATGGTAGATGTGTTCTTACACAGGAGTTTACTTCACAAACCCAACCGCTCATCCTTTGATGCAGATTTGCTATGGATCACACTAGGGATGGGGCCGGTCCGATCCAGTATCGGTATCGGGACCCGATACCAGAGAAATTCGGGTATCGGATTTTCCGATAcaacctttggagatttccgatatcaatgagccatgtctgcgctttaacgtcgtctggtgaaatgactccaaaagtGACCCCCGCCTGCTGGTCTGCTAGTCTGCtggtctgctagtctgctagtctgctagtctgctagtctgctagcctgctagcctgctagcctgctagcctgctagcctgctagcctgctagctggctgcaaactgtggaatggatttcctgagcgtgtctcataactgtctcattgagccgcgcctccgtccaggaatccattccacagtttgcagccagctagcagactagcaggatagcaggatagcagactagcaggatagcaggatagcagactagcaggatagcaggatagcagactagcaggatagcaggatagcagactagcaggatagcaggatagcagactagcaggatagcaggatagcaggatagcagactagcaggatagcaggatagcaggatagcagactagcagactagcaggatagcagactagcaggatagcagactagcaggatagcaggatagcaggatagcaggatagcaggatagcaggatagcaggatagcaggatagcagactagcaggatagcaggatagcaggatagcagactagcaggatagcaggatagcaggatagcagactagcaggatagcaggatagcagactagcaggatagcaggatagcagactagcaggatagcagactagcaggataGCGCTGAGGCTAGACTGTTCAGCACGGCAGCCAATATCgcagatgaaaaaaggaatcgtctaactgcagagagcagaaatgctcatattcctcaagaagaacctgccgatgtcagatttgttgaacactaacatcacttcctcagagtcaactttgagacattcaagttttgttgtcttttaaagaatagttagttagttaggtgtttagtttattacaggtcatcttaagtgctgttctgatgcacactgttttaaaaacttattgtgtgtgtgtgtgtgtgtgtgtgtgtgaatgagtgagtgagactgtttCAAGTGTGTAAGAAGATAGttatttttttgcacttttcttcagatatttgacatgttgttcatgatacaagagtcagtttacttgatttgtggtgttatttttgtgaatgagtgagtgagactgtgtgtcaaatgtgtgtgtgtgtgtgtgtgtgtgtgtgtaagatgttcacacttgcacttttcatat
It encodes:
- the rcc2 gene encoding protein RCC2 homolog, whose translation is MPRKKVTDVSGNGGVKKKRASGKRKERDFSSDDEFDFEQENNKKPGKPAAKSGLQPVTVADDVKEKIKLECSKVKGQLLIFGATNWDLIGRKEVPKSQAAFRNLGQNLWGPHRYGCLSDVQVSFVVAGPCAAHSLLMTTEGKLWSWGRNDKGQLGHGDTKRLEAPKLIEALADHVIVAAACGRNHTLALTEDGTAYSFGENKLGQLGHGNQTDAVLSPAPISYNGQPLVKVACGAEFSMVVDCKGNLYSFGCPEYGQLGHNSDGKFIARAQRIEFDCELIARRVAIFIEKSKDGQIMPVPNVVVRDVACGSNHTLVLDSQKRVFSWGFGGYGRLGHSEQKDEMVPRLVKLFDFPGRGASQICTGYQCSFAISEMGGLFFWGVTNTSRDSTMYPKAVQDLCGWKVRSLACGKSSIIVAADESTISWGPSPTFGELGYGDNKPKSSTTAQEVKTLDGVYVEQVVMGYCHSLVIARQETEQEQERLKKLPEYNPRTI